A genomic region of Anopheles coustani chromosome 3, idAnoCousDA_361_x.2, whole genome shotgun sequence contains the following coding sequences:
- the LOC131264128 gene encoding uncharacterized protein LOC131264128 yields the protein MSPTQRARELKRQNALDYIERTRAFVTNYNEEQQHLVEPRLDRLEKTWLVFETAQDALEELSETPEQDAENRKLRGSAEELYLQLIAELQLLLPIAPKKEVKDETSNPRIKLPTISLPEFTGNYSDWITYHDTFLSMIHQSADISEVQKFHYLRASLKGEPASLIQPIALTAANYKVAWNTLLGRYSNKPLLKKKHVRELLTFPKMPNSSVEAIQTTVDAFQRHTQLLEQLGENVQQNCSMFLVELLGSKLDEASLAAWEEAQGDREPTFAGMLVFLQRRARVLETIAMSKGSDPKTSKKPILPKMSAHPAVSATKEPPKCPVCTNQHHQLIRCPRFANLNSIARNEVIKENKLCFNCFGAAHYTRDCTSKYSCRQCGKRHHSMLHPDSEANPSSESVSTTMMATAAQGSITKNILLSTVVIQIRDAYGQPHMARALLDNGSQPNAISERLCQLLRLPRQKTNIAITGIDKTTTTAKHLVTAEIQSRTTNYKRSITFLVLRKVASETPTTTIPIHHWHIPPGYPLADPEFSKSGQIDIIIGAEHFYSLLMEGRHPLPEVGNVLVESVFGWIVAGSMPNINPPVTVRCHTAAIAPTVDELLQRFWDIEELQDNALTNEENECEKYYQQTVSRDPSGRYIVRMPKHPEHEQLLGESKPAAIRRFHLLEKRLTKDPELKEQYHNFMSEYLQLGHMTAIENNSSEHGAYYLPHHPVVKSSSTTTKNAPHLRPDTIKLSYIVLQTHQNQRLVHASISAQLTPTASPK from the exons ATGTCACCAACCCAGCGTGCTCGAGAGTTGAAGCGGCAGAATGCCCTCGACTATATAGAGAGAACCCGTGCCTTCGTCACCAACTACAACGAAGAGCAACAGCATCTAGTCGAACCGAGACTAGACCGTTTGGAGAAAACCTGGCTGGTTTTTGAAACAGCACAAGATGCCTTGGAGGAGCTATCAGAAACTCCTGAGCAAGATGCCGAGAACCGCAAGCTTCGAGGATCAGCTGAGGAGCTATACCTACAGCTGATAGCCGAACTACAGCTATTGTTGCCTATAGCCCCCAAAAAAGAAGTCAAGGATGAAACTTCAAATCCACGTATAAAGCTTCCTACCATTTCCTTGCCGGAATTCACCGGAAACTATAGCGACTGGATCACATACCATGACACCTTCTTGTCTATGATCCACCAGTCGGCTGATATTTCCGAAGTGCAAAAATTCCACTACCTGAGGGCGTCTTTAAAAGGCGAACCGGCTAGCCTTATTCAACCGATAGCGCTTACCGCAGCCAATTATAAGGTAGCCTGGAATACTTTGTTGGGACGCTACTCCAACAAACCTCTGTTGAAAAAGAAGCACGTAAGAGAGCTGCTTACTTTCCCAAAAATGCCGAACAGCAGTGTAGAGGCGATACAAACCACCGTGGACGCTTTCCAGCGTCACACCCAACTTCTTGAACAATTGGGAGAAAATGTGCAACAGAACTGCTCCATGTTCCTAGTTGAGCTCCTAGGATCCAAGCTAGATGAAGCTTCGTTAGCCGCATGGGAAGAAGCACAAGGCGACCGCGAACCTACATTTGCAGGCATGCTTGTCTTTCTGCAACGCCGAGCCCGTGTGCTAGAAACGATCGCCATGTCCAAAGGTTCAGATCCAAAGACAAGTAAAAAACCCATACTACCAAAGATGAGTGCACATCCGGCTGTGTCTGCTACAAAGGAACCACCAAAATGCCCTGTATGTACAAACCAGCATCATCAGCTAATTCGTTGTCCGCGCTTTGCCAACCTTAACTCGATCGCCCGGAACGAAGTcattaaggaaaacaaattgtgtttTAACTGTTTCGGAGCTGCTCACTATACCCGTGATTGCACATCGAAGTACAGCTGCCGGCAGTGCGGAAAAAGGCATCACTCTATGCTACATCCCGACAGTGAAGCAAATCCATCTTCAGAAAGTGTATCAACGACAATGATGGCTACCGCTGCGCAAGGAAGTATTACCAAAAATATTCTTCTATCTACAGTGGTAATTCAAATACGAGATGCGTATGGCCAACCTCACATGGCAAGAGCATTGTTGGACAATGGCTCCCAACCGAATGCCATCAGTGAACGGTTGTGTCAACTACTGCGGCTTCCAAGGCAAAAAACGAATATTGCCATTACCGGCATTGATAAAACCACTACAACTGCCAAACATCTGGTTACTGCTGAAATCCAGTCCCGCACAACTAACTACAAGCGCAGTATAACTTTCCTGGTACTTAGGAAAGTAGCCAGTGAAACACCAACTACCACCATCCCAATTCACCATTGGCACATACCACCAGGCTATCCTCTCGCGGACCCAGAGTTTAGCAAATCCGGCCAGATCGACATCATAATTGGCGCGGAGCATTTCTACTCCCTGTTAATGGAAGGACGCCATCCTCTTCCGGAAGTAGGAAATGTGTTAGTGGAAAGTGTCTTCGGCTGGATTGTAGCAGGATCAATGCCGAATATTAATCCACCGGTGACTGTTAGATGTCACACCGCAGCTATCGCTCCTACCGTCGATGAGCTGCTACAACGATTTTGGGACATCGAAGAACTGCAAGACAACGCACTAACCaacgaagaaaacgaatgCGAAAAGTATTACCAGCAGACCGTCTCCCGTGACCCATCGGGTCGATACATCGTCCGTATGCCGAAACATCCTGAGCATGAACAACTCTTGGGTGAATCCAAGCCAGCTGCCATTCGACGTTTCCATCTGCTCGAAAAACGCCTAACAAAAGATCCTGAGCTTAAGGAACAATACCATAACTTCATGAGCGAATATCTGCAGTTGGGCCACATGACTGCcattgaaaataattcatcCGAGCATGGTGCGTATTACCTTCCACACCACCCCGTTGTGAAATCCTCTAGTACTACTACCAAA AACGCTCCGCATTTACGCCCGGATACCATCAAGCTGAGCTACATTGTTTTGCAGACGCATCAGAATCAGCGCTTGGTGCATGCATCTATATCCGCTCAACTGACCCCGACGGCATCACCCAAGTGA